One genomic window of Lytechinus variegatus isolate NC3 chromosome 1, Lvar_3.0, whole genome shotgun sequence includes the following:
- the LOC121422008 gene encoding cullin-associated NEDD8-dissociated protein 1-like: MASFSYIISNLLEKMTSSDKDFRFMATNDLMTELQKDSIKLDDDSEKKVVRMLLKLLEDKNGEVQNLAVKCLGPLVSKVKEYQVETIVDTLCNNMLSDKEQLRDISSIGLKTVINELPPASSPLAANICKSITGRLTNAIAMQEDVSVKLEALDILGDLLSRFGGLLVSFHPSIQSSLLPQLASPRMAVRKRTIIAIGHLVMSSSIKLFSDLMDYLLSELSANKSSSTTRTYVQCIGAISRQAGHRVGEHLERIIPLIVKFCKVDEDDELREYCIQAFESFVRRCPKEVSSHVSTIVDLCLQYICYDPNYNYEDDDEEEDAMDTEGEEDGESDDEYSDDDDMSWKVRRASAKCLDAVIGSRHEMLTEFYSTVSPALVARFKEREENVKADIFHAYITLLRQTKPINTGCFDPDAMEEEEGPIAILRQQVPNIVKALYKQMKEKSIKTRQGCLNLLTELINVSPGALTAHIPSLVPGIEFSLVDKNSSSNMKIDALAFLNCLLLNHSPEAFHDHISVIVPPVVAAAGDPFYKITSEALLVTQTLVKVIRPLEKDNGFDFTPFVLDLYGCTLTRLKAADIDQEVKERAISCMGQIICNLGDHLKSELSTCLPIFLDRLRNEITRLTTVKALTLIASSPLEVDLSPILGQGVPILASFLRKNHRALKLATLSSLNILIRNYGPSLTSTMMDGIMTELPPLINESDLHISQLTLNLLTSLCEIHPSSMSKIYDHILVEILVLVRSPLLQGGALNAMLDFFKALVLTKTAKMGFQDLLGLLTAPVYSPTEATQPSSTPYAVHKQAFHSIAKCVAVLTISCANQGSAVVVQFVNDIKNSESTDSIRLFALLALGEIGKHVDLSGQAELQKVIVESFSSPCEEVKSAASYALGNVSVGNLPKYLPFVLHEIETQQKRQYLLLHSLKEIISCQSSSQAGVDGLKPFVETIWSMLFHHCECPEEGTRNVVSECLGKLTLINPEQLLPMLKKNLKSDSAYTRNTVITAVKFTISDQPQAIDPLLKACIAEFLQTMQDPDLNVRRVSLVTFNSAAHNKPTLIRDLLETILPHLYNETKVKKELIREVEMGPFKHTVDDGLDTRKAAFECMYTLLESCLDRLDIFEFLNHLEDGLKDHYDVKMLTYLMLVRLSTLSPHAILQRLDRLIEPLRTTCTTKVKANSVKQEFEKQDELKRSAMRVVAALQAVPDSDKNMLLTEFLMQIRSSPEMATMFDSIQKDSTLSSSDSLMDTS, translated from the exons ATGACCTCCAGTGATAAGGATTTTCGGTTTATGGCAACTAATGATCTGATGACTGAGCTTCAGAAAGACTCCATCAAGCTTGATGATGACAGTGAGAAAAAG GTGGTGAGGATGCTCTTGAAGTTGTTGGAAGATAAGAATGGAGAAGTCCAGAACCTGGCTGTCAAATG tttgggTCCATTGGTGTCAAAGGTCAAGGAGTACCAAGTGGAGACGATTGTGGATACACTGTGTAACAATATGCTCTCAGATAAAGAACAACTGAGAGATATTTCCAGCATTG GTCTGAAAACAGTCATCAATGAACTGCCACCTGCTTCCAGTCCTTTGGCAGCTAACATATGTAAGAGCATCACTGGCAGGCTAACCAATGCTATTGCCATG cAAGAGGATGTGTCAGTCAAATTGGAAGCCCTAGACATCTTGGGTGATCTTCTCAGCAGATTTGGAG GTCTGTTGGTGAGtttccatccatcaatccaaTCCTCCCTACTTCCTCAGCTTGCTAGTCCAAGGATGGCTGTCAGAAAACGAACAATCATTGCTATCG GTCACTTGGTCATGAGTAGCAGCATCAAGCTTTTCTCTGATTTGATGGACTACCTGCTGAGTGAATTGAGTGCTAACAAGAGCTCTTCTACTACAAGGACATATGTACAGTGCATCGGAGCAATCAG cCGTCAAGCTGGTCATCGTGTTGGAGAACATTTGGAGAGGATCATTCCCCTGATCGTCAAGTTCTGCAAggttgatgaggatgatgaacTCAGAGAATATTGCATTCAG gcTTTTGAATCTTTTGTTAGACGGTGTCCCAAAGAAGTGTCATCTCATGTTTCAACT ATTGTAGACCTTTGTCTCCAGTACATCTGTTATGATCCCAACTAcaattatgaagatgatgatgaggaggaagatGCTATGGATACcgaaggagaagaagatgg TGAGAGTGATGATGAGTACAGTGATGACGATGACATGAGCTGGAAAGTAAGGAGGGCATCGGCGAAGTGTTTGGATGCTGTGATTGGATCTCGACACGAGATGTTGACAGAGTTCTACAGCACAGTGTCACCTGCACTTGTCGCAAGATTCAAAG AGCGTGAGGAGAATGTAAAGGCTGATATCTTCCATGCATACATCACCCTGCTTCGTCAGACTAAACCAATCAACACAGGCTGCTTTGATCCTGATGCTatggaggaagaagaagg ACCGATAGCCATCTTGAGACAGCAGGTGCCAAACATAGTGAAAGCCCTTTACAAACAGATGAAGGAAAAGAGTATCAAGACAAGACAAGGCTGCCTCAATCTCTTGACAGAGCTCATCAACGTCTCGCCTGGCGCCCTCACAGCTCATATCCCATCACTTGTACCAGGGATTGAGTTCTCTCTGGT TGACAAGAACAGTAGTTCCAACATGAAGATTGATGCCTTGGCTTTCCTCAACTGTCTTCTGCTCAACCACAGTCCAGAAGCTTTCCATGATCACATATCAGTCATCGTTCCA CCTGTTGTAGCAGCAGCTGGTGATCCGTTCTATAAAATCACATCAGAGGCTCTCTTGGTTACTCAGACGCTAGTGAAGGTTATTAGACCACTGG AGAAAGACAATGGTTTTGACTTCACACCGTTTGTCCTTGACCTGTACGGCTGCACACTGACTCGTCTTAAGGCAGCAGACATTGACCAAGAGGTCAAGGAAAGGGCAATCTCATGCAT GGGGCAGATCATCTGTAATCTTGGTGATCATCTGAAGTCTGAGTTGTCAACTTGCTTGCCGATATTCTTAGACCGTCTACGGAATGAAATCACCAGGTTGACCACGGTCAAAGCGCTTACTCTTATAGCCAGCTCACCCCTTGAAGTTGATCTTTCTCCCATATTG GGGCAAGGTGTACCAATCTTGGCATCCTTCCTGCGTAAAAATCACAGAGCTCTCAAATTGGCAACCCTCTCGTCTCTCAACATACTCATCAGAAATTATG GTCCCTCTCTGACCAGTACAATGATGGATGGGATCATGACAGAGCTCCCTCCGCTCATCAATGAGAGTGACCTTCACATCTCACAGTTGACCCTTAACCTCTTGACCTCTCTGTGCGAGATCCACCCGTCTAGTATGTCAAAGATCTACGACCACATCCTCGTTGAGATCCTTGTTCTGGTCAGGTCTCCGCTTCTTCAAG GTGGTGCCCTCAATGCCATGTTAGATTTCTTTAAGGCTCTAGTCTTGACCAAGACCGCTAAGATGGGATTCCAAGATCTCCTAGGACTACTGACTGCTCCTGTCTACAGCCCCACGGAGGCTACCCAACCATCTAGCACACCCTACGCAGTTCACAAACAG GCTTTCCATTCAATTGCAAAGTGTGTTGCCGTTTTAACGATTTCCTGTGCAAACCAAGGATCAGCGGTTGTTGTTCAGTTTGTAAATGATATAAAG aattCTGAATCAACCGATTCTATCAGATTGTTTGCTTTACTGGCCCTTGGAGAGATTGGAAAACATGT AGATTTGAGTGGTCAAGCTGAGCTTCAGAAGGTCATTGTAGAATCTTTCTCATCGCCTTGTGAAGAGGTCAAATCGGCTGCTTCGTATGCCCTTG GTAATGTTAGTGTAGGCAACCTTCCCAAGTACCTTCCATTTGTTCTACATGAAATAGAGACGCAGCAGAAAAGACAGTACCTCCTACTACACTCTCTTAAGGAG ATCATCTCATGTCAAAGTAGTTCACAGGCCGGTGTTGATGGTCTGAAACCATTTGTTGAAACAATCTG GTCAATGTTATTCCATCATTGTGAATGCCCGGAGGAAGGAACAAGAAATGTAGTTTCAGAGTGTTTGGGAAAGCTTACCCTCATAAATCCCGAGCAGCTGCTACCAATGTTAAAG aaaaatttgaaatctgattCAGCTTACACAAGGAATACTGTAATCACAGCGGTCAAGTTCACAATCTCAGATCAG CCTCAAGCCATAGACCCGTTGCTGAAGGCATGCATCGCAGAGTTCTTACAAACCATGCAGGATCCCGATCTTAACGTCAGACGGGTGTCTCTGGTTACCTTCAATTCAGCAGCACACAACAAACCAACACTCATAAGAGATCTACTAGAAACAATCCTACCACATCTCTACAATGAAACAAAAGTCAAG AAAGAGCTGATCCGAGAGGTAGAGATGGGTCCCTTCAAACACACGGTAGATGACGGCTTAGATACAAGAAAG GCTGCATTTGAATGTATGTACACATTACTAGAATCATGTCTGGACAGACTGGATATCTTTGAGTTTCTCAATCACTTAGAAGATGGACTCAAGGATCACTATGATGTCAAG ATGCTGACATACTTGATGCTTGTCAGATTGTCAACGCTTAGCCCACATGCAATCTTACAGA GGCTAGACAGACTAATCGAACCACTGAGAACAACATGTACCACCAAGGTTAAAGCTAACTCAGTTAAGCAGGAGTTTGAGAAACAGGATGAGTTGAAACGATCAGCCATGAGGGTTGTAGCAGCTTTACAGGCTGTTCCAGATAGTG ACAAGAACATGCTTCTGACCGAGTTCCTGATGCAGATCCGCTCCAGTCCTGAGATGGCTACCATGTTTGACAGTATCCAGAAAGATTCAACTCTCAGTAGCAGCGATTCACTCATGGATACCAGTTAG